DNA sequence from the Polyangiaceae bacterium genome:
GGTTTCTACGCCTCGCAGACGGGTGAGGTGCTTGCCGTCGGGCCGGTGCGCGTTGGCTGGATTGCCGGCTTGCTCGTCGTCGTGGGCATCGCGCTTGGGGTTTTGCGAGTGACGCGTTCGCCGTCTTGAGCGGTGGTCAATCCCACAACGTTGGACTAGGATTTCCGTCGAGGGGTTTGCGTTGGCCCAACCGGGTGGCTCAGCCACCTGGGCGACGCATCGGCGGATTCGTGCGCCGATGCGCTAGCCTAGTTGGGCTGCGCATAACCATATGGAATAGAATGAGCGAATCACTGCCAGTTTTGATCTGCGACGACGAACCCCGGTTGACGATGTTGACCGCTGGGCTGCTCGAGCAACGCGGCTATCGCTCAAAGGTCGCAAACGACGGCGCCAAAGCCCTCGAACTCGCTTCGCAGGAGGCGTTTCGCCTCATGCTGCTTGACGTCAATCTTGCCGGGATGTCAGCGCTCGAGGTGATTCATGGTTTGGACGCCGCTGGCATCGAGCTGCCGGTTCTGCTCTCGAGCGGGTACTCCGCTGAGGATGTTCCGTCTGAGCTGCGAGACCACCCAAGGGTCTCTGGCTTTCTCGCCAAGCCGTATCCAGTGGATCGCTTGATCGACGCGATTGGCCGCTGATACATCGCCGTCACACTTGCTTTTGAACGCGTTTCGGCGCGCCTCTCCCCCAAACCAGCATGCGGAGGCTGCGACGATGCTGGCGATTCGAGTAGGGTGTGCTCGACCTGCAAGGAGCCGGAGGGAGCATGGCGAGGACGAGCAAGAGCAAGGCCACAACGCGGACGACCAATCGGGTGGAGCACGATCCACGCCTTAGCGCGGAAGAGGCTGAGGCCTTGGTCACAGCGCTGAAGGAGCGCGGCATCCAGCACGCGAAGATTGGCGCCTTCGATATCGATGGGATTCTGCGGGGAAAATATGTCTCCTTGCAGAAGTTGACCGGCGCGCTGAAGAAGGGCTTCGGCTTCTGCGATGTGGTGTTCGGCTGGGACGCGACGGACACGTTGTACGACAACGCGACGGTCACCGGTTGGCACACGGGGTATCCCGACGCGCTCACATTGCTCGACCCCACGACGGCGCGCGACATCCCTTGGGAGCCAGGCGTCGTCGCGATGCTGGGAGACTTCCGAGGTGCCGACGGCAAGGGCCACCCAGGGTGCGGGCGCTCCTTGCTCAGGCGGGTCATCAGGAAGGCCGAGTCACTTGGCTTCGAGCCCCTCGTGGGCGTGGAGTTCGAGTTCTTCCTCTTCCAGGAGACGCCCCAGACCCTTCAAGAGAAGGGCTTCCGCGGCATGACTCCTGCGGATCCAGGGATGTTTGGTTACAGCTGGCTGCGCACCGGACAGGACCCGGAGCTGATGGCTAGTGTGCTGCGAGAGCTTGGTGACTACGGTCTGTCTCTTGATGGTTTCCACACGGAAACGGGGCCAGGCGTCTACGAGGCCGCGCTGCAGGTCGACTCGGCGCTCCGCGCGGCTGACAAAGCTGCGCTCTTCAAGACCGCGCTGAAGGAAGTCGTGCGGCGGCATGGCTTGGTGGCCACCTTCATGGCGAAGTGGAACGCCGAGCTGCCGGGCTGCAGCGGGCACCTGCACCAGAGCCTGATGCAGAACGGCAAGAATGTGTTCTTCGATCCGCGCGCCTCGCGCGGCATGTCGAAGCTGATGAAGAGCTACATGGCGGGTCAGCTGAAGCTGATGCGTGAGTTCACGGCGCTCTACTCCCCAACGGTCAACAGCTACAAGCGGTACGTCCCGGGACTCTGGGCGCCGCTCGTCCCCAGCTGGGGCGTCGAGAACCGCACCTGCGCGCTGCGCATCGTCGGGCTAGGGGAGTCGAACGCTCAGCGCGTCGAGTATCGGCAGACCGCGGCGGACATCAATCCATACATCGCGATCGCAGCATCCATCGCGGCGGGGTTGTATGGCGTCGAGCAAGGGCTCGAACTTCAGGCCGAGTCAGTCGGAGATCCAGGAGTGGACGGCGAGCGGCTACCGACGACGTTGCGGGAGGCGACAGCGCTGCTCGGCAAGAGCAAGCTCGCGCGCAGGCTCCTCGGCGAGGAGTTCGTAGACCACTACGTGAGGACCCGGGACTGGGAATGCCGCGCGTACGAGCAGGCGGTCAGCGACTGGGAGCTGAGGCGCTACTTCGAGATCATCTGAGTGTGCTAAGGGGAGCCCTTAGTTGAAGCAGTGAGCCGCCCTGCGCGGTGACATCACGGAGACGAGCAAGACTATGGCGCACATTTGGAGTTTCCCAACCCGCATCATCTTTGGCGCTGGCGAGACGGCGGTGGTTGGCACGGAGGCCAAGGCGCTTGGCTTGGATTCGGTGTTGATCGTCGCCGACGCGGGGGTAGAAGCCGCTGGGTTGCTGGACCCGGTGCGAGCCGCGCTCGACGAGGCAGGCGTGCGTCACGCTGCGTTCACCGGCGTCGAAGGTAACCCCACGGAAGCAAATATCCGTGCGGGAGCGATGGCCTATCAAGAGGCGAAGGCTCAGGGGCTGGTCGCGATCGGTGGCGGTTCACCCATCGACAGCGCGAAGCTGATCGCCGTTCGGGTGACGACCTCGCGCCCCTTCGAGGAGCTGGATGACGCGATCGACGGTGGGCAGTTCATCCCCAAGGACGTGCCAGCGGTGCTCGCGCTGCCAACCACCGCGGGCACCGGCAGTGAAGTCGGTCGCTCGGGGG
Encoded proteins:
- a CDS encoding response regulator, which produces MSESLPVLICDDEPRLTMLTAGLLEQRGYRSKVANDGAKALELASQEAFRLMLLDVNLAGMSALEVIHGLDAAGIELPVLLSSGYSAEDVPSELRDHPRVSGFLAKPYPVDRLIDAIGR
- a CDS encoding glutamine synthetase is translated as MARTSKSKATTRTTNRVEHDPRLSAEEAEALVTALKERGIQHAKIGAFDIDGILRGKYVSLQKLTGALKKGFGFCDVVFGWDATDTLYDNATVTGWHTGYPDALTLLDPTTARDIPWEPGVVAMLGDFRGADGKGHPGCGRSLLRRVIRKAESLGFEPLVGVEFEFFLFQETPQTLQEKGFRGMTPADPGMFGYSWLRTGQDPELMASVLRELGDYGLSLDGFHTETGPGVYEAALQVDSALRAADKAALFKTALKEVVRRHGLVATFMAKWNAELPGCSGHLHQSLMQNGKNVFFDPRASRGMSKLMKSYMAGQLKLMREFTALYSPTVNSYKRYVPGLWAPLVPSWGVENRTCALRIVGLGESNAQRVEYRQTAADINPYIAIAASIAAGLYGVEQGLELQAESVGDPGVDGERLPTTLREATALLGKSKLARRLLGEEFVDHYVRTRDWECRAYEQAVSDWELRRYFEII